The window ATATTGGTTCTGGGTGATGTCGAGCGAGCGCTTGTACTGCGCCACCGTGTCGGCCAGGAGGTCGTGCAGGGCATCCGTCTCCCTGAGCTCGAAATAGGCGGTGGCGAGCGAGGACTGCATCGACAGCGTCGCGTTGGCGAGGGTTGCGGCGCTGGCCTGGGCGCCGGCGGTCTCGCCCTCGATCGTCCGCCGGACCCCGCCCCAGAGGTCGAGGGTCCAGCTCGCATTGGCTTCGGCGGTGAGCAGCGGGCCCTGGCTGGAGGAGCGCGACAGCTCCGGGTTGAGGCTCAGCGTCGGGAAGAGCTGGGCCCGGCCCTGTGCGATCAGCGCCTGCGCCTCGCGGTAATTGGCCTCGTCCGCCTTCAGGGTCTGGTTCGAGGCCGCCACCTGCGGCATCAGGGCGTCGAGCTCGGGGTCGTGGAACACCGTCCACCACTGACCCTTGGCGAAGTCGTCGCGCGGCTCGCCGAGCTTCCAGCCCTTCATCTCCTTGTATTGCGCGGGAACGATCGCGGCCGGGCGCAGGTAGTCGGGGCCGACCATGCAGCCGCCGAGGGCCAGCGTCGCCCCGGCCAGGCAGAGCCGCGCGGAGCGGGCCCCGAGCCGGATCGGCCGGCCCCCGTCCGCCGTCCATGCCGTGTCTCGAACCCTCATGATGGCCCTCCCGCGAGACCGGCACCGCGCTGCCCGAGATAGAACCGGTTCCACAGGCGGTGCAGCCAGCGGTTGAACCGGTCGAGATAGAGATAGATGACGGGCGTGGTGTAGAGGGTCAACGCCTGGCTGACGATCAGGCCGCCGACGATCGACAGGCCGAGGGGATGGCGCAGCTCCGATCCCTCGCCGGTGCCGAAGGCGAGCGGCAGCGCGCCGAGCAGCGCCGCGAAGGTGGTCATCATGATCGGCCGGAAGCGCAGCAGGCAGGCCTCGAAGATCGCCTCCGGCGGGGCGAGGCCCCGGCGCTCCGCCTGCAGGGCGAAGTCGATCATCATGATGGCGTTCTTCTTGACGATGCCGATCAGCAGGATGATGCCGATCAGGGCGATGATGGTGAACTCCATGTCGAACATCTTCATCGCGAGCAGGGCGCCGACGCTGGCGGAGGGCAGGGTCGAGATGATGGTCAGGGGATGGATGGTGCTCTCGTAGAGGATGCCCAGCACGATGTAGACGGCGATGAGGGCGGCCGCGATCAGCAGGGGCTCGTTGGCCAGGGACTGCTGGTAGGTCGCGGCGGTTCCGGCGAAGGAGCCGTGGACCGCGGCGGGCATATGGATGTCGGCCATGGCCTGCTCGATCGCGGCCTGGGCCTCGCTGAGCGCATGGCCCGGCGCCAGGTTGAAGGAGATGGTCGTCGCGACGAACGGGCCCTGGTGGTTGACCGAGAGGGGCGTCAGCCCGGCCTGGAACCGCGCGAAGGCGGCCAGCGGCACCATCGTCTCCTGGTTGGTCGACACGGAGGCGCCGGCCGAGGCGCTGGCATTGCCGACCGTCGCGATCGAGTTGATCGCCAGGTTGCGGGCGGAATCGGCGGCGATGGTCGCGGCCGTCGTGGTCGTCACCGTCGAGGCCGAGAACGTGCCCGCCGCGGCGTTGGTGCTCTGGGTGCCCGAGGGATTGGCGCCCGAGGTCGAGACCCAGATGTCCCTGAGCGTCTCCGGCGACTGCCAGTAGCGCGGCTCCACCTCCATCACCACGTGGTACTGGTTGAGGGCGCTGTAGATCGTCGACACCTGCCGCTGGCCGAAGGCGTCGTAGAGCGTGTTGTCGATGGCGTTGAGCGTCAGGCCGAGGCGCGCCACCGTCGGCCGGTCGATGACGAGGTCGGTCTCGAGGCCGCCCTGCTGCTGGTCGGAATTGACGTCGGTGATGACGCCGATCCGCTGCATCGCTTCGGTCAGGCGCGGCGCCCACTCGTTGAGGACCTTGGTCTCGTCGGCCTGCAGCGTGAACTGGTAGGCCGCGTTGCTCTGGCGCCCGCCGGTGCGCAGGTCGGCCGCCGGCTGCAGGAACAGCCGCGCGCCGGGCACCTGCGCCAGCTTGCCGCGCAGCCGGCCGACCACCATGTCGGCCGAGATGCCGCGCTCGGCCAGGGGCTTGAGCGAGATGAACATGAAGCCGGAATTGGTCTGGCGCCCGCCGGTGAAGCCCATGACGTTGTCCACCGCCGGATCGGCCTGGACGATGGTCTGGAGCTGCGTGAACTTCTGCGCCATCGCCTGGAAGGAGATGCTCTGGTCGGCCTGGATGCCGCCGATCAGCAGGCCGGTGTCCTGGGCCGGGAACAGGCCGTAGGCGATGTCGGAGAAGAGATAGACGTTGAGGCCGATGGTGGACAGGAGCACGAGCGCCACCAGCAGCGAGTGGCGCAGCGCCACCGCGAGGGTCCGGCTGTAGAAGGACTGCATGGCCTCGAAGCCGCGCTCGGTCACCCGGTAGAACCAGCCGTTGGAATGGTCGGCGGGGTTGGGCAGGAAGCGCGAGCACATCATCGGCGTCGCGGTGAGCGAGATGAACAGCGAGATGGCCACGGCCATCGACAGGGTGATGGCGAACTCGCGGAACAGCCGGCCGATGATCGAGCCCATCAGCAGGATGGGCAGGAACACCGCCACCAGCGAGATGCTGATCGAGACCACGGTGAACCCGACCTCGCGCGCCCCGACGAGCGCAGCCTCGAGGCGCGTCGCCCCCAGCTCCATATGGCGGGCGATGTTCTCCAGGACGACGATGGCGTCGTCGACCACGAAGCCGGTCGAGATCGTCAGCGCCATCAGCGACAGGTTGTCCAGGCTGAAGCCGAGGAGGTACATCGCTCCGAACGTGCCGATGATCGAGACCGGCACCGCGATGCTGGGGATGGCGGCCGAGCGCAGGTTGCGCAGGAACACGAAGACGACGAGCGTGACCAGGGCGACCGACATGATCAGCGTGTGCTCGGTGTCGGTCAGCGAGGTGCGGATCGTCTTGGAGCGGTCGAGCCCGATGCTGAGGGTGACGTCGCCGGGCAGCGCGGCGGCCATGCGCGGCAGCTCGGCCTTCACCGCGTCGACCGCCTCGATGATGTTGGCGCCCGGCTGGCGGTAGAGGATGACCAGCACCGAGGGCTTGCCGTTGGCCAGGCCCGCGTTGCGCAGGTCCTCCACCGAATCGTCGACATGCCCGAGATCCGTGAGGCGCACCGCCGCGCCGTTGCGGTAGGCGACCACCAGGTCGCGGTATTGCGCGGCCCGGCTCGCCTGGTCGTTGGTGTAGATCTGGTAGTGGAAGTCCTTGGTTTCGACCGCGCCCTTGGGGCTGTTGGCGTTGGCCGAGGCGAGGGCGGCGCGCACGTCCTCCAGGCCGATGCCGTACTTGAACAGGGCGCCGGGATTGAGCTCGACGCGCACGGCCGGCAGGGCGCTGCCGCCGACGTCGACCTCGCCGATGCCCTTGAGCTGGGACAGGCTCTGCTGCAGCACGTTCGAGGCCGCGTCGTAGAGCTGTCCCTGGGTGCGGGTCGGCGAGCTCAGGGCGACGACCATGATCGGCGAATCCGCCGGGTTGATCTTGTGGTAGGTCGGGTTGGCGCGCAGGCTGGTCGGCAGGTCCGCCCGGGCGGCGTTGATCGCCGCCTGGACGTCGCGCGCCGCCCCGTCGATGTCCCGGTCGAGCCCGAACTGCAGCGTCACCCGGGTGTTGCTCAGCGAGCTCTGCGAGGTCATCTCGGTGACGTCGGCGATCTGGCCGAGATGGCGTTCGAGCGGAGCGGCGACGGTGGCGGCCATGGTGTCCGGGCTGGCGCCGGGCATGGTCGCCAGCACCGAGATGGTGGGAAAGTCGACCTGGGGGAGCGGGGAGACCGGCAGCTGGCCGAAGGCGAAGGCGCCCGCCAGCGCGATGCCGATGGTCAGGAGCGTCGTGGCCACCGGCCGGCGGATGAACAGGGCGGAGAGGTTGCTGCTCACGGCGCCCCCGCCACGGCCGGGCCCGGCGCCACCGAGGGGCTGAGCCGCTCGAACATCAGGTAGATCACCGGGGTGGTGAACAGGGTCAGCACCTGGCTCACCGTCAGGCCGCCGACGATGGCCAGGCCGAGCGGGTGACGCAGCTCCGAGCCGACGCCGGTGCCCAGCATCAGCGGCAGGGCGCCGAACATCGCCGCCATCGTCGTCATCAGGATCGGGCGCAGCCGGAGCAGGCAGGCCTGGTGGATCGCCTCGCGCGGGCTCTTGCCCTCGCTGCGTTGCGCATCGAGCGCGAAGTCGATCATCATGATCGCGTTCTTCTTGACGATGCCGATCAGCAGCACGATGCCGATGATGCCGATCACGTCGAGGCCGGCGCCGGCGATCATCAGCGCCAGCAGCGCGCCGATGCCGGCGGAGGGCAGGGTCGAGAGGATGGTGACCGGGTGGATGAAGCTCTCGTAGAGCACGCCCAGGACGATGTACATGGTCGCCACCGCCGCGAGCAGCAGCATGAGCTCGTTGGACAGCGAGGCCTGGAAGGCCAGGGCCTCGCCCTGGAAGCTGGTGGTGAAGCTCGCGGGCAGGCCGATATCGGCCTCGGCCGCGCGGATCGCGTCGACGGCGGCGCCGAGCGAGGCGCCGGGCGCCAGGTTGAAGGAGATGGTCGCGGCCGGCGACTGGCCGAGATGGGAGATCTGCAGCGGCGAGGTCTGGACGGTGGTGGTGCTGATCGCCGACAGCGGGACCTGCCCGGTCGTCGAGGCCGAGGACGGCAGGTAGATCGAGCCGAGCGAGGTGACCGACTGCTGCAGCGTCGGATCGGCGTCGAGGATGACGCGGTACTGGTTCGACTGGGTGAAGATGGTGGAGATGATGCGCTGGCCGAAGGCGTCGTAGAGCGCGCTGTCGACGGTCGCCGGCGTGATGCCGAAGCGCGCCGCCGTGGCCCGGTCGATGGTGAGATAGGCGGCGAGGCCGTTCTGCTGCATGTCGCTGGCGACGTCGGTGATCTCGGGCACCGTTTCCAGCCGCGCCAGCAGCTGCGGCGTCCAGGTCTGCAACTGGCCGAGGTCCTGGTTCTCCAGGGTGAACTGGTACTGCGTCGCGCTGACCGTGGTGTCGATCGACAGGTCCTGCACCGGCTGCATGTAGAGCGCGATGCCGGCGACGCCGGCGGTCTCGGCCTGCAGCCGGCGGATGATCTCGCTGGCGCTGGCCTCCCGCTCGTCGTGCGGCTTCAGGTTGATCAGGAAGCGGCCCGAGTTCAGCGTGACGTTGGAGCCGTCGACGCCGATGAACGAGGACAGGCTGACGACGTCGGGGTCCTTCAGGATGGCGTCCGCCAGGGCCTGCTGGCGCTCGGCCATCGCGGTGAAGGAGGTGGTCTGCGCCGCCTGCGTCACCCCCTGGATCAGGCCGGTGTCCTGGATGGGGAAGAACCCCTTGGGGATGACGGTGTAGAGGTAGGCGGTGAGGGCGAACGTGGCCAGGGCCACGAGCAGCGTCACGGCCTGGTTGTCGAGCACCACGTCGAGGGCGCGGCTGTAGAGGCGCACGAGGGTCTGGAAGAAGCGTCCGCCGCTGGCATGGGCCTGGCCGCCCTCGCCGGGCTCGCTCGGCTTCAGCAGCTTGGCACAGAGCATCGGCACCAGCGTCAGCGACACCAGGGCCGAGATGACGATCGTGACGGCGAGCGTGATGGCGAACTCGTGGAACAGGCGCCCGACCACGTCGCCCATGAACAGGAGCGGGATCAGCACGGCGATCAGCGAGATCGTCAGCGAGATGATGGTGAAGCCGATCTGCTCCGAGCCCTTCAGCGCCGCCTCGACCGGCGTCTCGCCCATCTCGAGGAAGCGGGCGATGTTCTCGATCATCACGATGGCATCGTCGACGACGAAACCCGTGGCGATGGTCAGCGCCATCAGCGAGAGATTGTCGAGACTGAAGCCGAGCTCGTACATCACGGCCAGGGTGCCGACCAGCGAGAGGGGCACCGACAGGCTCGGGATGAACGTCGCCGGGATGTTGCGCAGGAACAGGAAGATCACCAGCACGACCAGGCCGACGGCCAGGGCGAGCTCGAACTCGACGTCGGTCACCGAGGCGCGGATGGTCACGGTCCGGTCGGTGAGCGGGGTGATGGTGATCGAGGCCGGGATCGAGGCCTCGATCGCGGGCAGCAGCGCCTTGATGCTGTCGACGACCTCGATGACGTTGGCGCCGGGCTGACGCTGGACGTTGACGATCAGCGCCGGCGTCCGGTTCATCCAGGCCGAGAGCTTGGCGTTCTCGGCCGCCTGCTCGACGGTGGCGACGTCCCCGAGCTTGATCGGCGCACCGTTGCGGTAGGCGATCACCGCATCGATATAGTCCTTCGGATCCCTGATCTGGTCGTTGGCGTTGATCGCGGAGGACTGCGCCGGCCCGTCGAAATTGCCCTTCGGCGTGTTGACGTTGAGGTTGCCGATCGTGGTGCGCAGGTCGTCGAGGTTGAGGCCGTAGGCGGCCAGCGCCCGCGGGTTGGCGTGGATGCGCACGCTCGGGCGCTGGCCGCCGGAGATCGACACCAGGCCGACGCCCGGCAGCTGCGACAGCTTCTGGGCGATGCGCCCCTCGACGATGGCCTCCACGTCGGTGAGCTTGAGGGTCTGCGAGGTCACGCCGAGGGTGAGGATCGGCGCGTCCGCCGGATTGACCTTGGCATAGATCGGCGGCGCCGGCAGGTCGGACGGCAGGAGGTTGCCGGCCGCGTTGATCGCCGCCTGCACTTCCTGCTCGGCGATGTCGAGGCCGATGTCGAGGCCGAAGCGCAGGGTGATGACCGAGGCGCCGGCCGAGCTCTGCGAGGCCATCTGCGCCAGGCTCGGCATCTGTCCGAACTGCCGCTCCAGCGGCGCGGTGACCGAGGAGGTCATCACTTCCGGACTGGCGCCGGGGTAGAAGGTCTGCACCTGGATGGTGGGATAGTCGACCTCCGGCAGGGCCGAGAGCGGCAGGAAGCGATAGGCCACGACCCCGACCAGGAGGATGGCCACCATCAAGAGCGAGGTGGCGACCGGCCGCTCGACGAACAGGCGCGAGGGGTTCATGGCTGCAGCTCCCCCGGCATGGGCGTCACGGTCCCGGGGCGGGAGCGCCCTGGTCCTGGCCCTGGGGGCGGCGATGCTTGTGCTGGCCGGCCTGCCCCGGGTCCTGGCCGGGCGCGGCGTGCTGCCCGTCCGGGGCCGGCGCGGCTCCACCGGTCCCGGCATGGCCGGACCCGTTGCGCACCTGGACCTTGGCGCCCTCGCGCAGCCGGTCGGCGCCGTCGATCACCACCTTCTCGCCGACGGCGAGGCCCGATGTGATCGCGGTGTGATCGGCATCGGCCGGCCCGATGACGATCTTGCGCACGGTGACCGTGTCGTCGTCCTTGACGACATAGGCGAAATTGCCCTGCGGCCCGAGCTGGACGGCGGCGTTCGGCACCACCACCGCGTCCCGCAGCGTGTCGACCAGCAGGCTCACGTTGACGAACTGGTTGGGGAACAGGGCCCCGTCGTCGTTGGCGAACATCGCCCGGATCTTGAACGTGCCCGTCGTCGTGTCGATCTGGTTGTCGGTCGTGGAGACGGATCCCGTGGCGAGCTGCTTGACATTGGCCCGGTCGAACACCGTCACCGGCAGGCTCGCCCCGCTCTTCAGCCGGGCCGCGATCTGCGAGAGGTTGTCCTCCGGCGTGGAGAAGATGACGCTCATCGGCTGGATTTCGGTGATGATGACGATGCCGTTGGTGTCGGTGACCTGGACATAGTTGCCGGCGTCGACCTGGCGCAGGCCGACCCGCCCGCCCACCGGCGCCACGATGTGGCAATAGGCGATGTTGAGCTTGGCGGCATCGATCTGCGCCTGGTCGGTCGAGATGGCGGCCTGGTCCTGCGTCACCAGGAACTTCTGGTCGTCGATCTGCTGGGTGGCGATCGAATCCTGCCGGCCGAGCTTCTGGTAGCGCGCGAGGTCGGCCTGCGCCTGGGCGAGGAGGGCGGTGTCCTTGGCGAGCTGGCCCTGGTACTGCTCCAGGGTCGCCTGGTAGGGGCGCTGGTCGATCTGGGCGAGGAAGTCGCCGGCCTTGACCATCTGGCCTTCGGTGAAGCCGATCTGCTGCAGCGTGCCGGCGATCTGCGTGCGCACCGTCACGGTCGCGAGCGAGGTCACGGTGCCGAGCGCGTTGATCACCAGCGGGATGTCGCCCTTGGCTGCCTCGGCGTCCCGGATCGTCTGGGGCGGCAGGCCGGCGCCGCGGCCGCCGCCGCGTCCGGCACCGGGAGACGGCGCGACCTCCGGCGTGGGTTTCTCGAGCTGCTCCCAGGCGAAGAGGCAGGCGATCCCCACGACGAGCGCGAGCAGCCACTTGACAATGCCACGACGTCTGGGCGGCTTCGGGCGGCCCAGCGGCACTGTCAGTGGTGCAGTCTTGCTGCGCGCAAGATCGACGCGTTCGTCCATCGGACTGCCTCGAAAGTCTCCCGCAGCTTTGGGAGGCAGTTATGGCTCAAGTAGGGACGTCGTGTTTCCGAATGTTTCTTCGGGTTTTCAAGTTCTTGCCCGAATCGCTGCGGCTGCGGGGCGGCAGGGCTCGGCCGGAACCGGGCATCGGCGCCCGGTGATTAGGGGCGATCAGGTGACGGAGGCCTGGGCCTGCGCGATCCTGAGGTCGCTCCACGGCTTGGGCGCGGAAGGCGCCGCCTTGATGCTCCGGATGTCGGTGCCGAGGCCCGCGGTCAGCTCGACCGCTCCGGCATGGGTGCGCACGTTCACCACGCCATGCTCGACGAACACGCCGAAGCTGCCCTCGCTCGGGCCGGCGAAGAACTTGGTGCCGCGTGCCGCGATCAGG is drawn from Labrys wisconsinensis and contains these coding sequences:
- a CDS encoding efflux RND transporter permease subunit gives rise to the protein MSSNLSALFIRRPVATTLLTIGIALAGAFAFGQLPVSPLPQVDFPTISVLATMPGASPDTMAATVAAPLERHLGQIADVTEMTSQSSLSNTRVTLQFGLDRDIDGAARDVQAAINAARADLPTSLRANPTYHKINPADSPIMVVALSSPTRTQGQLYDAASNVLQQSLSQLKGIGEVDVGGSALPAVRVELNPGALFKYGIGLEDVRAALASANANSPKGAVETKDFHYQIYTNDQASRAAQYRDLVVAYRNGAAVRLTDLGHVDDSVEDLRNAGLANGKPSVLVILYRQPGANIIEAVDAVKAELPRMAAALPGDVTLSIGLDRSKTIRTSLTDTEHTLIMSVALVTLVVFVFLRNLRSAAIPSIAVPVSIIGTFGAMYLLGFSLDNLSLMALTISTGFVVDDAIVVLENIARHMELGATRLEAALVGAREVGFTVVSISISLVAVFLPILLMGSIIGRLFREFAITLSMAVAISLFISLTATPMMCSRFLPNPADHSNGWFYRVTERGFEAMQSFYSRTLAVALRHSLLVALVLLSTIGLNVYLFSDIAYGLFPAQDTGLLIGGIQADQSISFQAMAQKFTQLQTIVQADPAVDNVMGFTGGRQTNSGFMFISLKPLAERGISADMVVGRLRGKLAQVPGARLFLQPAADLRTGGRQSNAAYQFTLQADETKVLNEWAPRLTEAMQRIGVITDVNSDQQQGGLETDLVIDRPTVARLGLTLNAIDNTLYDAFGQRQVSTIYSALNQYHVVMEVEPRYWQSPETLRDIWVSTSGANPSGTQSTNAAAGTFSASTVTTTTAATIAADSARNLAINSIATVGNASASAGASVSTNQETMVPLAAFARFQAGLTPLSVNHQGPFVATTISFNLAPGHALSEAQAAIEQAMADIHMPAAVHGSFAGTAATYQQSLANEPLLIAAALIAVYIVLGILYESTIHPLTIISTLPSASVGALLAMKMFDMEFTIIALIGIILLIGIVKKNAIMMIDFALQAERRGLAPPEAIFEACLLRFRPIMMTTFAALLGALPLAFGTGEGSELRHPLGLSIVGGLIVSQALTLYTTPVIYLYLDRFNRWLHRLWNRFYLGQRGAGLAGGPS
- a CDS encoding multidrug efflux RND transporter permease subunit, producing the protein MNPSRLFVERPVATSLLMVAILLVGVVAYRFLPLSALPEVDYPTIQVQTFYPGASPEVMTSSVTAPLERQFGQMPSLAQMASQSSAGASVITLRFGLDIGLDIAEQEVQAAINAAGNLLPSDLPAPPIYAKVNPADAPILTLGVTSQTLKLTDVEAIVEGRIAQKLSQLPGVGLVSISGGQRPSVRIHANPRALAAYGLNLDDLRTTIGNLNVNTPKGNFDGPAQSSAINANDQIRDPKDYIDAVIAYRNGAPIKLGDVATVEQAAENAKLSAWMNRTPALIVNVQRQPGANVIEVVDSIKALLPAIEASIPASITITPLTDRTVTIRASVTDVEFELALAVGLVVLVIFLFLRNIPATFIPSLSVPLSLVGTLAVMYELGFSLDNLSLMALTIATGFVVDDAIVMIENIARFLEMGETPVEAALKGSEQIGFTIISLTISLIAVLIPLLFMGDVVGRLFHEFAITLAVTIVISALVSLTLVPMLCAKLLKPSEPGEGGQAHASGGRFFQTLVRLYSRALDVVLDNQAVTLLVALATFALTAYLYTVIPKGFFPIQDTGLIQGVTQAAQTTSFTAMAERQQALADAILKDPDVVSLSSFIGVDGSNVTLNSGRFLINLKPHDEREASASEIIRRLQAETAGVAGIALYMQPVQDLSIDTTVSATQYQFTLENQDLGQLQTWTPQLLARLETVPEITDVASDMQQNGLAAYLTIDRATAARFGITPATVDSALYDAFGQRIISTIFTQSNQYRVILDADPTLQQSVTSLGSIYLPSSASTTGQVPLSAISTTTVQTSPLQISHLGQSPAATISFNLAPGASLGAAVDAIRAAEADIGLPASFTTSFQGEALAFQASLSNELMLLLAAVATMYIVLGVLYESFIHPVTILSTLPSAGIGALLALMIAGAGLDVIGIIGIVLLIGIVKKNAIMMIDFALDAQRSEGKSPREAIHQACLLRLRPILMTTMAAMFGALPLMLGTGVGSELRHPLGLAIVGGLTVSQVLTLFTTPVIYLMFERLSPSVAPGPAVAGAP
- a CDS encoding MdtA/MuxA family multidrug efflux RND transporter periplasmic adaptor subunit, which gives rise to MDERVDLARSKTAPLTVPLGRPKPPRRRGIVKWLLALVVGIACLFAWEQLEKPTPEVAPSPGAGRGGGRGAGLPPQTIRDAEAAKGDIPLVINALGTVTSLATVTVRTQIAGTLQQIGFTEGQMVKAGDFLAQIDQRPYQATLEQYQGQLAKDTALLAQAQADLARYQKLGRQDSIATQQIDDQKFLVTQDQAAISTDQAQIDAAKLNIAYCHIVAPVGGRVGLRQVDAGNYVQVTDTNGIVIITEIQPMSVIFSTPEDNLSQIAARLKSGASLPVTVFDRANVKQLATGSVSTTDNQIDTTTGTFKIRAMFANDDGALFPNQFVNVSLLVDTLRDAVVVPNAAVQLGPQGNFAYVVKDDDTVTVRKIVIGPADADHTAITSGLAVGEKVVIDGADRLREGAKVQVRNGSGHAGTGGAAPAPDGQHAAPGQDPGQAGQHKHRRPQGQDQGAPAPGP